From Chiloscyllium punctatum isolate Juve2018m chromosome 36, sChiPun1.3, whole genome shotgun sequence, the proteins below share one genomic window:
- the LOC140460127 gene encoding uncharacterized protein, with product MEKPEGSCPVEKPEGSCPVEKPCKCGDCGKSFHFPSALETHRRTHTRERPFPCTECGKAFSNSSDLLKHRRVHTGERPFSCPKCGKGFTQASSLLTHEQVHTGERPFLCTKCGKAFSNSSALLRHQRVHTGERPFSCPECGKEFSNSSARLRHQRVHTGERPFSCPECGKAFSNSSDRLNHQRVHTGERPFSCPECGKGFTHSSTLLTHRRVHTRERPFTCPECGKAFSNSSDRLKHQRVHTGERPFSCPECGKGFTQASTLLAHQRVHTGEWPFTCSQCGKGFTRSSHLQRHQRVHMPWQLYGLERGIHRSEGQYTHLLVAEAWDMEKPWKCGNCGKGFRTPSDLEIHRRIHTGERPFSCPKCGKGFTQVSALLRHQRIHTGERPFTCPECGKAFSDSSSLLIHRRVHTGERPFSCPECGKAFSDSSTLLRHQRVHTGETPFSCPECGKAFSRSSNLLTHQQVHTGERPFSCPDCGKAFSYSYSLLRHQRVHTGEKPFSCPECGKSFSYSSSLLTHRRVHTGEKPFCCPECGKAFSDSSSLLTHRRVHTGERPFSCPECGKAFTRSSHLRCHQRFHVPSQGD from the exons atggagaaacctgagggATCCTGTCCCGTGGAGAAACCTGAGGGATCCTGTCCCGTAGAGAAACCATGtaagtgtggtgactgtgggaaaagtttccatttcccgtctgccctggagactcatcggcgcactcacaccagggagaggccgttcccctgcACAGAGTGCggtaaggccttcagcaattcctctgacctgctgaagcaccgacgagtccacacaggggagagacccttcagctgtcccaaatgcgggaagggctttacccaggcctccagtctgctcaCCCACGAGCAGGTCCACACCGGGGAAAGGCCGTTCCTTTGCaccaagtgcgggaaggccttcagcaattcctcagccctgctgaggCATCAGCGGgtacacactggggagaggcccttcagctgccctgagtgtgggaaggaatttagcaattcctccgcccggctgaggcaccagcgggtccacacgggggagaggcccttcagctgccccgagtgcgggaaagcCTTCAGCAATTCGTCCGACAGACTgaaccaccagcgggtccacactggggagagacccttcagctgccccgagtgtgggaagggctttacccactCCTCCAccttgctgacccaccggcgggtccacaccagggagaggcccttcacctgccccgagtgcgggaaagcCTTCAGCAATTCGTCCGACAGACTGaaacaccagcgggtccacacaggggagagacccttcagctgccctgagtgtgggaagggctttacacaggcctccaccctgctggcccaccagcgggtccacactggggagtggccattcacctgctctcagtgtgggaagggattcacccgCTCTTCCCACCTGCagaggcaccagcgagttcacatgccatggcag ttatacggcctggaaagaggaattcacaggAGTGAGGGGCAGTACACGCATTTGCTTGTGGCTGAAGCTTGGgacatggagaaaccgtggaagtgtggtaactgtgggaaaggcttccgtacTCCGTCTGACCTGGAGATTCATCGAcgcatccacaccggggagaggccgttctcctgtcccaagtgcgggaagggctttacccaggtctCTGCCCTGCTTaggcaccagcggatccacacgggggagaggcctttcacctgccctgagtgtgggaaggccttcagcgattcatCCTCCCTACTGATCCACCGGCGTGTCCATAcgggagagaggcccttcagctgtcccgagtgcgggaaggccttcagcgattcctccaccctgctgaggcaccagcgggtccacacgggggagactcccttcagctgccccgagtgcgggaaggccttcagccgttcctccaatttgctgacccaccagcaggtccacacaggggagaggcccttcagctgtcctgattgcgggaaggccttcagctattcctactccctgctgaggcaccagcgggtccacacgggggagaagcccttcagctgccctgagtgtgggaagtccttcagctattcctcctccctgctgacccaccggcgggtccacacgggggagaagcccttctgctgtcccgagtgcgggaaggccttcagcgattcctcctccctgctgacccaccggcgagtccatacgggggagaggcccttcagctgccctgagtgtgggaaggctttcacccgctcctcccacctcCGGTGCCACCAGCGAtttcacgtgccatcgcagggggacTGA